In the genome of Fibrobacter sp., one region contains:
- a CDS encoding TRAM domain-containing protein — translation MADFRRNFKDKRGFKGESRFVELRIDKMVQGGEGMGRLADGRVCFVAGALPGELCKVLLTFQKKDFTRGRVLEVLETSPDRVKPKCPLYGRCGGCSLQHLDSAKQVEYLAQVERENFRRLAHAELPDNFKVHTGNPWNYRNRARVVFCGNREDGARFGFREQESNHAVTFADCPVLTKGLNDFLKGPAKSLKARELNIFDNGNGQVSYYYDGMPAAEFQKNAVSVVEIGGKKIESDASVFFQSNLGLLPELVDAVRNAVDEGIKSGEASDEWLIDLFSGVGFFAALLQDKFKRVTTVERDDGCLKHAKVNLSGNAENVSAPAEDWLAENVVDIPATLIVDPPRTGLPPTALDAIAKSSVKKLIYVSCDPVTLARDFAKLREFGFTMKSAEAFAFYPQTPHMEMLAVLSR, via the coding sequence ATGGCTGACTTCCGCAGAAATTTTAAGGACAAGAGAGGCTTCAAGGGTGAATCCCGCTTTGTTGAACTGCGCATCGATAAGATGGTGCAGGGCGGCGAGGGCATGGGACGCTTGGCCGATGGTCGCGTGTGCTTTGTGGCTGGAGCCCTTCCGGGGGAACTTTGCAAGGTCCTTCTGACCTTCCAGAAGAAGGATTTTACCCGCGGGCGCGTTCTGGAAGTTTTGGAAACTAGCCCCGATCGTGTAAAGCCCAAGTGTCCGTTGTATGGCCGCTGTGGCGGCTGCTCCCTGCAGCATCTGGATTCAGCCAAGCAGGTAGAATACCTGGCCCAGGTGGAACGTGAAAATTTTAGACGCCTGGCCCATGCGGAACTTCCGGACAACTTCAAGGTTCATACGGGAAACCCCTGGAACTATCGCAACCGAGCCCGCGTGGTGTTCTGCGGTAACCGTGAGGATGGAGCCCGCTTCGGCTTCCGTGAACAGGAATCCAATCACGCAGTAACTTTTGCGGATTGCCCTGTTCTCACCAAGGGACTGAATGATTTTTTAAAAGGCCCTGCCAAGAGTTTGAAGGCCAGGGAACTGAATATTTTTGATAACGGAAACGGCCAGGTCAGCTACTATTACGATGGCATGCCTGCTGCAGAATTCCAGAAGAACGCTGTAAGCGTTGTGGAAATCGGCGGCAAGAAAATCGAGTCCGACGCCTCTGTATTTTTCCAGAGCAATCTGGGTTTGTTGCCGGAGCTTGTGGACGCTGTACGCAACGCCGTTGATGAGGGTATCAAAAGTGGCGAAGCCAGCGACGAATGGCTTATCGACTTGTTCAGCGGCGTAGGCTTCTTTGCCGCCCTTCTCCAGGACAAGTTCAAACGCGTTACCACTGTGGAACGAGACGATGGCTGCCTAAAGCATGCCAAGGTTAATTTGTCTGGAAATGCGGAAAATGTTTCCGCTCCGGCAGAAGACTGGCTTGCCGAAAACGTGGTGGACATTCCCGCCACATTGATTGTGGACCCGCCCCGTACAGGCCTTCCGCCTACAGCGCTGGATGCCATTGCCAAAAGCTCCGTGAAAAAATTGATTTACGTTTCCTGCGATCCTGTGACCCTTGCCCGCGATTTTGCGAAATTAAGGGAATTCGGGTTTACTATGAAGTCTGCGGAGGCCTTTGCCTTCTACCCGCAGACCCCCCACATGGAAATGCTGGCTGTCCTTTCCCGATAG
- a CDS encoding ATP-binding cassette domain-containing protein, with amino-acid sequence MDTQVPALEVENLTVKFPIRGGVFGKVKNYFTAVDNVSFTLPQGKILSIVGESGCGKSTLVKSLVGLVQADFGSYKLLGENVNFKNGAAVRRVRDLVQMIFQDPFSSLNPRQTVAEILTAPVVARGFSFDDARTRAQKLLDRVSIPAGALDKFPHEFSGGQRQRLCIARSLMVEPKVLLCDEVTSALDVSVQAQILHLLDDLRNELGISLLFISHDMQVVRALSDDVLVMYFGKVVERGEADKVLVNPQHEYTQKLLASVPTIKR; translated from the coding sequence TTGGATACGCAAGTTCCTGCCCTTGAGGTGGAAAATCTAACGGTGAAGTTTCCCATCCGTGGGGGTGTTTTTGGCAAGGTCAAGAACTATTTTACCGCTGTTGATAACGTATCCTTTACGCTTCCCCAGGGAAAGATCCTTTCTATCGTAGGCGAGTCCGGTTGCGGTAAGTCCACTCTGGTGAAGTCCCTGGTGGGGCTTGTTCAGGCGGATTTCGGCTCCTACAAGTTGCTTGGCGAAAACGTGAACTTTAAGAACGGGGCTGCGGTTCGTAGGGTCCGCGACTTGGTCCAGATGATTTTCCAGGACCCTTTCAGCAGCCTGAATCCTCGACAGACGGTTGCTGAAATTTTGACGGCGCCCGTGGTGGCCCGCGGTTTTTCCTTTGACGACGCTAGAACGAGGGCGCAGAAGCTGCTGGACCGCGTTTCTATTCCCGCGGGAGCCCTTGATAAATTCCCCCACGAATTTTCCGGCGGACAGCGCCAGCGCCTGTGTATTGCACGAAGCCTTATGGTGGAGCCCAAGGTTCTTTTGTGCGACGAAGTGACCAGCGCCCTGGACGTTTCTGTGCAGGCTCAAATTTTGCATTTGCTGGACGACTTGCGCAATGAACTTGGAATTAGCCTGCTGTTCATTAGCCACGACATGCAGGTGGTTCGCGCCTTGAGCGACGACGTGCTGGTGATGTACTTTGGCAAGGTGGTGGAACGTGGCGAGGCGGACAAGGTTCTTGTGAATCCGCAGCATGAATACACCCAGAAACTTTTGGCTAGTGTTCCTACCATTAAGCGATAA
- the xseB gene encoding exodeoxyribonuclease VII small subunit, whose product MSQENFEYKNAMERLENILERIDNSEMEIDELAGQVQEATELLRTCRQILLKTEKNVQEALASLDGEVEG is encoded by the coding sequence ATGAGTCAGGAAAACTTTGAATATAAAAACGCTATGGAGCGTCTAGAAAACATTTTGGAACGTATTGACAATTCCGAAATGGAGATTGATGAGCTTGCTGGCCAGGTTCAGGAAGCTACGGAACTGCTTCGTACCTGCAGACAGATTTTGCTGAAAACCGAAAAGAACGTTCAGGAAGCCTTGGCTAGCCTGGATGGTGAAGTGGAAGGATAG
- a CDS encoding carboxypeptidase-like regulatory domain-containing protein produces MTPKRHASLIFAVLALFLAALCSCTDADDVIFNGDDTEYISVQAYITRVLDSSATMMKSDTITPGDSLIFMTNVYPSKSIRSKDYYWTIDDKAFAGEYNFRRPVYSPGRHLIKFILVDFFGDTLTDSINLIVASTPKLDDQAFIPAKGIQNIASTDIVNFAWNASDPDGMWDLSHHFILKEAEGFYEKPKVLVDTILKEAYFTYRKGFSPLTHYEWSVSVENNIGQKSEETIHGTLNTQGVPGENAIYGFVTHTSSNKALPIHLELRNDFDEVVYRADDYNMEKGAFVVKPIADGDYKITASIDGYTDFTPATQEISIRGNQVLTLKTMTLQDNYPPQILAFSGKDTIPCTAPLKFGIWDKGGDILSNRIKIAYESTSISNFTFKNDTLTAVIPEIKTNWTTKTLSVTAYDQSGNKKQKTLYIAPCTTLAEAYSE; encoded by the coding sequence ATGACCCCAAAGCGTCATGCCTCCCTGATTTTTGCGGTGCTAGCCCTTTTCCTTGCAGCCCTTTGCAGCTGTACCGATGCCGACGACGTTATCTTTAACGGCGACGACACTGAATACATCAGCGTCCAGGCCTACATCACCCGCGTACTGGATTCCAGCGCCACCATGATGAAATCAGACACCATCACCCCTGGCGACTCCCTGATTTTCATGACCAACGTGTACCCGTCAAAATCCATCAGGAGCAAGGACTACTATTGGACCATTGACGACAAGGCTTTCGCAGGAGAATACAATTTTAGAAGACCGGTGTACTCTCCGGGCCGACACCTGATAAAGTTCATCCTTGTGGACTTTTTCGGAGACACCCTTACCGACAGCATAAACCTCATTGTCGCATCCACTCCGAAGCTAGATGACCAAGCCTTCATTCCCGCCAAGGGCATCCAGAACATAGCCTCCACAGACATTGTGAATTTTGCGTGGAACGCCTCCGATCCTGACGGCATGTGGGATTTGTCCCATCATTTCATCCTGAAAGAAGCTGAAGGGTTTTACGAGAAGCCGAAGGTCCTTGTGGACACCATCCTGAAGGAAGCCTACTTCACCTACCGCAAGGGATTCTCCCCATTGACCCATTATGAATGGTCCGTTTCCGTTGAAAACAATATCGGTCAAAAGTCTGAAGAAACAATCCACGGAACATTGAATACCCAGGGCGTTCCAGGCGAAAACGCCATCTACGGATTCGTCACCCATACATCATCAAACAAGGCCTTGCCAATCCATTTGGAACTCAGGAACGACTTCGACGAAGTTGTCTATAGAGCAGACGACTATAACATGGAGAAGGGTGCTTTTGTTGTGAAGCCCATTGCAGACGGCGACTACAAGATAACAGCATCTATCGATGGATACACAGACTTCACCCCCGCCACACAAGAAATATCCATTCGGGGAAACCAGGTCTTGACCTTAAAAACCATGACCCTGCAAGACAACTACCCACCGCAAATACTGGCATTCAGCGGCAAGGATACCATTCCTTGCACAGCCCCCCTGAAGTTCGGCATATGGGATAAAGGCGGAGACATTTTGAGCAACCGCATCAAAATCGCTTACGAGTCCACAAGCATATCTAATTTCACTTTCAAGAATGACACGCTGACCGCCGTTATTCCCGAAATCAAGACAAACTGGACCACCAAAACTCTTTCCGTCACAGCCTACGACCAAAGCGGAAACAAAAAGCAAAAGACTCTTTATATAGCACCATGCACCACCCTTGCGGAGGCGTACAGTGAATAA